The Lepeophtheirus salmonis chromosome 13, UVic_Lsal_1.4, whole genome shotgun sequence genome segment TATGGCGGctctaaatacaaatttatataattgatttaccAGATTCTACATTTTTGCTGGAAAAATATCTGAAACTGAGCTATCTGGTTTGAATTGTATTATAAAGTTTAcatttcaaagataaataactattttattgaaCTAATAGATTAAATCAACTTACTAAAAATACTCGATTTTACTTTTACATGGAACATGGCTATTGAactaaattattgatataattatattagttaaaaGCTAATAATGTGGATTGCGTAGCACtgtccgaatttttttttgcctttccCAGACGATCGGATTAGTGTTAATGTAAAAGCCATGAATGGTTACCATTTCTTTGAAGGAATGGAACACTGTATTGTAGATAGGATTATTAAAGCCACATAGCATGATTTTGcactgaatatatttataacacatGTCAGTTAGCATATTGTCGCTTCTCtgaaatatgacaaatattgacATATGGGGAAAACCCAATTTGCATTATCAAAATCTTCATCTATGGTTACctacaaaaagttattaaacttatttaaaaaaaaaatctatttccaGGGAAGTATGTTTTAGCACTGGATAAACGAATATTCTACATTTTACGCCCTACTTAAAATTTTACCTTATCATTTGCCCTTTTAAATGAAGTTTACTTAAAATAACTTTCACATTCTACCTTAGTATGGGTACAACATTGTTCCAAAATTGTGAGTTggtaatatgtttttttttctctagtgTATAATCACAATTTGCATGAGTCATTGttctataaaacaaattttaaaacgaTAAGGACTCGTCATTAGGCAATTTGAGCGGttcatgcaaaaaataaattcatttccaGTTGTTTCTATTCTATTAACTAACTCTTACGAatggatttgaaatatttttattgtaaaattacaTACCTCTGTCACCATTCCCGTTTGAGACCTGGGAATATTTTCTTTGAGGAGTTTTAACAttgatatcattatttaaattagattGTGAAGAAGAGCCAATACTTCTCTTGTATGAGTCTTCTGCTTTCCCTAAATCCTGTAAATTAGGAGTTGACTTGGGACTTGTCATTGATTTCGTGATGGGATGAGGAGGAGGACGTTGAAGCAATACAGGGGCAGAAACTTTTCTTTGAGGTCGTTTTCTATTGGATTCTTCGTCCTTACTTTCACTCATGGGAGAAGGAACGGGTTTGAAAGTGGTTTTCGCCCTTGCACCCCCAGTGTAACCATTTGAATCAGTTCTTGTTTCTTGAGGAGGCTGTCTCAAATATTTCTCCACAATAGAGTCCTTTCTCAAAGATGATCTTCTAGAAGTATTTGGCGTAAGGGCAGAAATGTCCTTCATACTTAACATATCTGATACAATAGGTCCTGAAGAGACTGTGGAAGTAGTAGTGAGATCATTATTAACTAATGGCGGGCCATTGTTTAGCGGGGATTTATATTCGATGGGTTGACTTATTGAGTGAGATCTCTGTTTGGATCCTATGGAGTCTGGGTTCCGATCACATTTTGtctgtaataatatttaatatacatatatatatatatttaaaacacatcaaaaaatatatatatttaaactctgTCTTTTACCTGATGAAGGATCACTTTGAACATATTAATGCTTGCTCCACAAAACTCACAGGGAATCAAaatttcttcctcttcttctttaGTGTCTTCACTTCCAATATTGAAATCAAATCCTGTAGGTGATTGGTAGTGGGATCCATTGTATACTGAAGCGCTAGTAGGTGGGCTTGTGGATGTGGGCACTCTATGCATTCCAGAAAGAGAGGACTTTCTTGAGGAAATAAGTTCCAAATCTGGAATACTGCTATCTATTTGGCTGGATGATGACGGCTGAGTGGAAGATGCTGATGAATGTCTTCTTTCATGCAAAAGTGACGTGGGAGAAGTCACTGAAAATGTGGAAGAAGAGGGTCCAGCTAGTATTGAAGGGCTCCATGAGTAGTCGGAGGTATTTCGTAGGCTAGAACTGGTTGTTGTAAGGGGTATCCATGGAGTTGCTCCTCCTGTGTCATTGTGGCCAAATACTTCAGCGCATGGCTTGTTGGCTAATTCTATTTAGGAGTTCATATGTATTATGCATCTGGGTctgtgcatttaaaaaaataaataataaaaacacgtACCGTGATAGAGTCGCATCTCTGAATGTTTCACCCATTCATTTAGCATGACAAAATCTCCACATTCTGGACATTTCTCAGTTCGACTTCCGCAGTATCCTTCATGAGACTCGAGCTCTTCTGACTTTACATGTGTTTCACAAAAGGAACATAGAACGTTTCGTTTAGGACATgcattttcctaaaaaaaatataatgatatatctTTGATCAAGGTACAGGGTCTAACAACGAAATCTGTCACTTTAGATTTCCGGGTTATTCATGCAAATATGATGACGAAATTGGGGAATTCTTATTTTGTcgtgaaatatacatataaatattttacttagtaGCCAAAACTAATTTGGAGTCAATAGCAGAAGATTTA includes the following:
- the LOC121127924 gene encoding uncharacterized protein isoform X2, with the protein product MHTLHCARNISKCDICQEPVNSSDMETHKDLVHTDKPCSDCGEAIKTIDLEEHKENACPKRNVLCSFCETHVKSEELESHEGYCGSRTEKCPECGDFVMLNEWVKHSEMRLYHELANKPCAEVFGHNDTGGATPWIPLTTTSSSLRNTSDYSWSPSILAGPSSSTFSVTSPTSLLHERRHSSASSTQPSSSSQIDSSIPDLELISSRKSSLSGMHRVPTSTSPPTSASVYNGSHYQSPTGFDFNIGSEDTKEEEEEILIPCEFCGASINMFKVILHQTKCDRNPDSIGSKQRSHSISQPIEYKSPLNNGPPLVNNDLTTTSTVSSGPIVSDMLSMKDISALTPNTSRRSSLRKDSIVEKYLRQPPQETRTDSNGYTGGARAKTTFKPVPSPMSESKDEESNRKRPQRKVSAPVLLQRPPPHPITKSMTSPKSTPNLQDLGKAEDSYKRSIGSSSQSNLNNDINVKTPQRKYSQVSNGNGDRDDREDLRQLLVNLRKDPFDDDLENNDGSFFPCEFCGDPYPVEYLMRHQLSCDLNPNPVSSGDGFNYDLIRNRIENNLNIE
- the LOC121127924 gene encoding uncharacterized protein isoform X1 — translated: MDEHEMCQNCKRDVPVSNYKMHTLHCARNISKCDICQEPVNSSDMETHKDLVHTDKPCSDCGEAIKTIDLEEHKENACPKRNVLCSFCETHVKSEELESHEGYCGSRTEKCPECGDFVMLNEWVKHSEMRLYHELANKPCAEVFGHNDTGGATPWIPLTTTSSSLRNTSDYSWSPSILAGPSSSTFSVTSPTSLLHERRHSSASSTQPSSSSQIDSSIPDLELISSRKSSLSGMHRVPTSTSPPTSASVYNGSHYQSPTGFDFNIGSEDTKEEEEEILIPCEFCGASINMFKVILHQTKCDRNPDSIGSKQRSHSISQPIEYKSPLNNGPPLVNNDLTTTSTVSSGPIVSDMLSMKDISALTPNTSRRSSLRKDSIVEKYLRQPPQETRTDSNGYTGGARAKTTFKPVPSPMSESKDEESNRKRPQRKVSAPVLLQRPPPHPITKSMTSPKSTPNLQDLGKAEDSYKRSIGSSSQSNLNNDINVKTPQRKYSQVSNGNGDRDDREDLRQLLVNLRKDPFDDDLENNDGSFFPCEFCGDPYPVEYLMRHQLSCDLNPNPVSSGDGFNYDLIRNRIENNLNIE